A window from Sebastes fasciatus isolate fSebFas1 chromosome 22, fSebFas1.pri, whole genome shotgun sequence encodes these proteins:
- the LOC141760413 gene encoding uncharacterized protein LOC141760413 — MEKCSVPEQLIRVCSIKCEDENSLHQWSSDTTIHHGNRDQDQEHYKSEMEEDQQNPDQRSNNVPRTPAAGSSSDTTDVQKRRGRGGLKRHICQHCDKSFTTSGYLKIHERGHTGEKPYSCDQCEKHFSTKGNLRVHQRVHTGEKPYSCDQCGTTFNTQRSLGRHRLIHTGEKPYSCDQCGTTFNAQRNLDRHQLIHTGEKPYRCDQCGKTFTTKDHLQVHQRIHTGEKPYSCDQCGKTFTHVSALKVHQRIHSGEKPYWCDQCGKTFSHDSSLTDHQRSHTGEKPYWCEQCGKTFSHGSNLKKHQRLHTASL; from the exons ATGGAAAAGTGTTCGGttccagaacagctgatcagagtttgttcaatcaaatgtgaggatgaaaacagccttcatcaatggagctctgatactacgattcaccatggcaacag agaccaggaccaggagcactacaagagtgaaatggaggaggacCAGCAGAACCCGGACCAGCGGAGCAACAATGTCCCCAGAACACCAGCAGCAGGCTCGTCCTCTGATACCACCGATGTTCAG aaacggagaggaagagggggactCAAACGTCACATCTGTCAGCACTGCGACAAATCCTTCACAACATCTGGATATTTAAAGATCCATGAGAGaggtcacactggagagaaaccgtacagcTGTGATCAATGTGAGAAACATTTCAGCACTAAAGGTAATCTAAGAGTCCACCAGCgtgttcacactggagagaaaccgtacagcTGTGATCAGTGTGGGACAACGTTTAACACTCAACGAAGTCTAGGCAGGCACCGACttattcacactggagagaaaccgtacagcTGTGATCAGTGTGGCACAACGTTTAACGCCCAAAGAAACCTAGACAGACACCAACttattcacactggagagaaaccatacaggtgtgaccaatgtgggaaAACTTTCACCACTAAGGATCATCTACAAGtacaccaacgcattcacactggagagaaaccgtacagcTGTGATCAATGTGGGAAAACTTTTACTCATGTTAGTGCCCTTAAAgtccaccaacgcattcactctggagagaaaccgtactggtgtgaccaatgtgggaaAACTTTTTCTCATGACAGTTCCCTTACAGACCACCAACGcagtcacactggagagaaaccgtactggtgtgagcaatgtgggaaaactttttctcatggtAGTAACCTTAAAAAACACCAACGTCTTCACACTGCATCGTTGTGA